In Spartobacteria bacterium, one DNA window encodes the following:
- a CDS encoding metallophosphoesterase, with product MKYAILGDIHSNYEALTTVLEDAQSQGVEKYCCVGDVVGYNANPSECLALIRDIGTITVRGNHDHYCSFNMNLKNFHPLAAEVVDWTRQILTEEERDYLRELPLYKSENIFTIVHSTLDTPSSWGYVFDRLDAESSFAYQTTQICFYGHTHVPMCFEKRVEVTLMRYEKFRVEPGCKYFINVGSVGQPRDGDPRSAYVIYDSDFKTVECRRLAYDIEKTQEKIRRNGLPERLAQRLALGK from the coding sequence ATGAAATACGCAATTCTTGGTGATATCCACAGCAACTATGAAGCATTAACCACTGTACTTGAAGATGCACAATCGCAAGGTGTTGAGAAATACTGCTGCGTGGGGGACGTTGTGGGATATAACGCGAATCCCTCGGAATGTTTGGCACTGATTCGTGACATTGGCACAATCACCGTGCGTGGCAATCACGATCATTACTGCTCGTTTAATATGAATTTAAAGAACTTTCATCCTCTGGCCGCGGAGGTCGTCGACTGGACCCGTCAAATCCTTACTGAAGAGGAGCGGGACTATCTGCGTGAGTTGCCGCTCTATAAGTCGGAGAATATTTTCACGATCGTTCACAGTACACTGGATACGCCCTCTTCCTGGGGATACGTTTTTGATCGGCTGGATGCGGAATCAAGTTTCGCCTATCAGACGACACAAATTTGTTTTTACGGCCACACACATGTCCCCATGTGCTTCGAAAAACGCGTTGAGGTTACATTGATGCGATATGAAAAATTCAGAGTAGAACCGGGATGCAAGTATTTCATTAATGTGGGCAGTGTCGGACAGCCACGCGATGGCGATCCACGGTCGGCTTATGTAATTTACGATTCAGATTTCAAAACAGTGGAATGTCGGCGTCTTGCGTATGATATTGAAAAAACACAGGAAAAAATACGTCGTAATGGATTACCGGAACGACTGGCTCAACGACTGGCTCTGGGCAAATAA
- a CDS encoding division/cell wall cluster transcriptional repressor MraZ has translation MLYVFSCILWHKWSRYNYLYGSKKQSSKSSLPLTQCGAKWFKVGHKECVMERHETTTKIDNGMELDPFFGTYRHAMDGKKRLTIPSDWRAKLGEPHLFVLPGVNVKCLTVFPAREMARRLEKFRNVSIADAKAQQFARAFFARANQVPWDSNGRIRVSDDLLNWAGLDKQVVLAGVGTRFELWAPEVWDASQLPMDSAGFEEAAQYIGF, from the coding sequence ATGCTGTACGTATTTTCCTGCATATTGTGGCACAAGTGGTCGAGATACAACTACTTGTATGGAAGTAAAAAACAATCATCGAAGTCGAGTTTGCCATTGACGCAATGTGGGGCAAAGTGGTTTAAAGTGGGGCATAAGGAATGTGTGATGGAGCGACACGAAACGACGACAAAAATAGATAATGGCATGGAATTGGATCCGTTTTTCGGAACCTACAGGCATGCTATGGACGGAAAAAAGCGCCTTACAATTCCTTCTGACTGGAGAGCAAAACTGGGCGAGCCGCATTTGTTTGTTTTACCGGGAGTAAATGTGAAATGTTTGACGGTTTTTCCGGCTCGCGAGATGGCTCGAAGGCTGGAAAAGTTTCGTAATGTGTCGATCGCAGATGCCAAGGCACAGCAATTTGCTCGTGCGTTTTTTGCGAGGGCAAATCAGGTTCCGTGGGATTCCAACGGTCGGATTCGTGTGAGTGATGATTTATTGAACTGGGCCGGCTTGGATAAGCAGGTTGTTTTGGCAGGTGTAGGGACGCGCTTTGAGTTGTGGGCCCCGGAGGTATGGGATGCGTCGCAGCTTCCGATGGATTCTGCGGGATTTGAAGAAGCGGCGCAGTACATAGGGTTTTAA
- the rsmH gene encoding 16S rRNA (cytosine(1402)-N(4))-methyltransferase RsmH — MVDVFRHVSVLLNEVVEHMALRPGGVYVDGTAGGGGHALGLLEKSEGSIQMILVDRDAWALEQARRRLDRFADRCSFVHGNYSEIRQIVSRSGVGHVDGVLMDLGVSSFQLDMADRGFSFRQEGPLDMRMDTSQELTAADIVNTWDEVDLKRILREYGEERMAGTVAATIVREREKSLFRTTTQLASLVERVKGAGAHGVSGRRRIHAATLTFQALRIAVNDELAGLDVGLSGGLDVLNPGGRLAVIAFHSLEDRRVKTFMRSHVGRDESLPESGSRWVGEEPRARDITRKAVKAEAAEAADNPRARSARLRVIERM; from the coding sequence ATGGTGGATGTTTTTAGGCATGTTTCGGTATTACTGAATGAGGTGGTAGAGCATATGGCTTTACGGCCGGGCGGTGTCTATGTGGACGGAACGGCCGGTGGTGGCGGGCATGCCTTGGGACTGTTAGAAAAATCGGAAGGATCTATACAGATGATTTTAGTTGATCGTGATGCATGGGCGCTGGAGCAGGCCCGCAGGCGGCTGGATCGCTTTGCGGATCGGTGTTCTTTTGTGCACGGCAACTACTCAGAGATAAGGCAGATTGTTTCACGGAGCGGTGTGGGACATGTGGACGGAGTGCTTATGGATCTGGGTGTTTCATCATTCCAGCTGGACATGGCGGATCGCGGTTTTAGTTTTCGGCAGGAGGGTCCGTTAGATATGCGGATGGACACCTCGCAGGAGTTAACGGCCGCAGATATCGTAAATACCTGGGATGAAGTAGATCTCAAGCGTATTCTCCGGGAGTACGGTGAAGAGCGTATGGCGGGCACCGTGGCAGCGACGATTGTCAGAGAGCGGGAAAAGTCACTTTTCAGGACGACGACACAACTGGCATCGCTGGTTGAGAGAGTAAAAGGAGCCGGGGCGCATGGAGTCTCCGGGCGTCGGCGTATTCATGCGGCGACGTTGACGTTTCAGGCATTACGTATAGCAGTTAATGATGAATTGGCGGGATTAGACGTCGGTTTATCAGGCGGATTGGATGTATTGAATCCCGGTGGACGACTGGCTGTGATCGCATTTCACAGTTTAGAAGATCGTCGGGTAAAAACGTTCATGCGCAGTCACGTAGGAAGGGATGAATCGCTTCCGGAGAGTGGTTCTCGTTGGGTTGGCGAGGAACCAAGAGCAAGAGACATAACACGGAAAGCGGTTAAGGCAGAAGCCGCAGAAGCAGCAGATAATCCGCGCGCACGGTCTGCCCGCTTACGAGTTATTGAAAGGATGTAG
- a CDS encoding penicillin-binding protein 2 encodes MKLMRAQWRFWLLSALLGICMTGLGARLAFLHLGEHSGLVERIRKIRRYEQELVVSRGGILDRNGVPLAQDLTVKNVCADPQRINEKGLTFFIEKQLGRVLGTDPADTHKRLQRFKSRFQYIKKAVDLDTADQIAAMKLPGVFFEETSKRIYPNGGLMNHVVGFSNAEGVGSAGVELQKNSYLKGVPGLRLSQKDGRRHEMYMRRMMDIEPQEGADIYLTLDATIQFMVERALKKAMEKNQAEGGWVIVQRVKTGEILAMASAPSFDLNEYGRSTPEEQLNRCIGYTYEPGSTFKVVIVAGALNDGIVSATDSFNCENGCWVYNGKPLRDYHPSGVLSVSDIIKHSSNIGAAKVAVAMGERRVYNYLRKFGFGEKTGVELPGEEVGILHSPKRWDGITITRIAMGHAITVTALQMLNAVSAIANGGMLMRPQVISKIVDRERRVVYQAVPEAIRQVIRPDTAKTMRGIMAGVTEQGGTGRRSRIDGYRVGGKTGTAQKVINGRYSNKANMASFVGFFPVEDPQISMIVVVDNPQPLHSGGAVSAPVFSEIGTELVRYLASRSPEWDIMRDHTPGVTEVENEDILEEYDYIDLSEGEAM; translated from the coding sequence ATGAAGCTGATGCGGGCACAATGGCGGTTTTGGCTGCTCAGCGCACTGCTGGGCATTTGTATGACAGGGCTGGGCGCACGCCTGGCTTTTTTGCATCTCGGGGAGCACTCCGGTCTGGTGGAGCGGATACGCAAGATTCGACGTTATGAGCAGGAACTGGTCGTATCGAGAGGCGGCATCCTGGACAGGAATGGAGTTCCTCTAGCGCAGGATTTGACTGTGAAAAATGTGTGTGCTGATCCTCAGCGGATCAATGAAAAGGGCTTGACCTTCTTCATTGAAAAGCAATTAGGACGTGTTTTGGGCACCGACCCGGCGGACACGCACAAGAGGTTGCAGCGTTTCAAAAGCCGTTTTCAATATATAAAAAAAGCGGTTGATTTAGATACTGCGGATCAAATTGCCGCGATGAAACTGCCGGGAGTTTTCTTTGAAGAAACCAGCAAACGAATTTACCCCAATGGTGGTCTGATGAATCATGTGGTCGGCTTTTCCAATGCGGAAGGCGTAGGCAGTGCCGGTGTTGAACTGCAGAAAAACAGTTATTTAAAAGGCGTTCCGGGGTTGCGGCTTAGTCAAAAGGACGGTCGACGCCATGAGATGTATATGCGCAGGATGATGGACATAGAACCCCAGGAAGGAGCTGACATATATCTGACTCTGGATGCCACGATACAATTTATGGTGGAGCGGGCACTGAAAAAAGCGATGGAAAAAAATCAGGCCGAGGGCGGCTGGGTGATTGTTCAGCGGGTCAAGACGGGAGAAATTCTAGCCATGGCCAGTGCTCCGTCTTTTGATCTAAACGAATATGGTCGCAGTACACCAGAGGAACAGTTGAATCGTTGTATCGGATATACCTATGAGCCTGGCTCGACGTTTAAGGTTGTGATCGTTGCAGGGGCACTCAATGATGGCATAGTGAGCGCGACGGATTCCTTCAACTGTGAGAATGGATGCTGGGTATACAATGGAAAGCCGCTGCGGGATTATCACCCAAGCGGGGTGCTGAGTGTATCTGACATTATTAAGCATTCCAGTAATATCGGTGCCGCCAAAGTGGCTGTGGCTATGGGCGAAAGGCGTGTATATAATTATTTACGAAAATTCGGATTCGGCGAAAAGACCGGGGTCGAACTGCCGGGCGAAGAAGTTGGAATATTGCATTCACCCAAACGCTGGGACGGCATTACCATCACGCGGATAGCCATGGGGCATGCCATAACGGTGACCGCGTTGCAGATGTTAAATGCGGTGTCGGCCATAGCCAATGGCGGGATGCTGATGCGTCCACAGGTGATCAGTAAAATAGTGGATCGAGAGCGTCGCGTGGTCTATCAGGCTGTTCCGGAGGCGATTCGGCAGGTGATTCGTCCAGATACCGCTAAAACGATGCGGGGTATCATGGCCGGGGTGACCGAACAGGGCGGGACAGGTCGTCGTTCCCGCATCGATGGATATCGTGTCGGCGGCAAAACAGGAACGGCGCAGAAAGTGATCAATGGCCGGTATTCTAACAAAGCCAATATGGCCTCATTTGTCGGCTTTTTCCCTGTGGAAGATCCACAGATAAGCATGATTGTTGTGGTGGATAATCCGCAACCGTTGCATTCAGGCGGTGCTGTGTCCGCTCCGGTATTTTCAGAAATAGGAACCGAGTTAGTGCGGTATTTAGCCAGTCGATCGCCTGAATGGGATATTATGCGTGATCATACACCCGGGGTGACAGAAGTCGAAAATGAGGACATCTTAGAAGAGTACGATTATATCGATTTATCGGAAGGGGAGGCCATGTGA
- a CDS encoding UDP-N-acetylmuramoyl-L-alanyl-D-glutamate--2,6-diaminopimelate ligase gives MHRTQDRIIYLKDIIDRLGEYRQVGTLDIPVKGITCDSRKVRIGYVYASLKGAKQDGRIFIAEAIRRGAVALLTEDDLPMYPGISGQLIVADARKALAYLSSSFFGDPSSHLDVVGVTGTNGKTTVSFMIRDILRFAGRRPGMLGTVQYEMGQRIIPAVRTTPESVDNQMMMHQMVMEGCDSAVIEVSSHALMQHRAAGIDFKMGVFTNLTPEHLDYHKSMDAYFEAKCRFFEQMEHQNGTAQAVINISDDYGRRLADAWAYHYPCVTYGLDPCADVAATEIKMTLAGTAFQLKSPWGRAAVQIKMPGLHNVSNALAAIATSGNMGVSLANIVEALAGMECVPGRLEAVPNDHELSVFVDYAHTPDALQNVVHTLRAMQPSRLIVVFGCGGDRDRTKRPLMGQVVAASADIAILTNDNPRSENPDQIAQDVLQGVHMSDVGRVIKMLNRSEAIHAAIGFARPGDIVLIAGKGHEKYQEVNSVIQPFDDRDEAMKAVAKWEMPA, from the coding sequence ATGCATAGAACACAGGATAGGATAATATATTTAAAAGACATCATAGACCGGCTGGGTGAGTATCGTCAGGTCGGGACGCTGGACATCCCAGTCAAAGGGATTACCTGTGATTCAAGGAAAGTTCGGATCGGCTATGTTTACGCTTCGTTAAAAGGCGCAAAGCAGGATGGACGAATATTTATTGCGGAGGCCATTCGACGAGGTGCTGTCGCCTTGCTGACAGAAGATGACTTGCCGATGTATCCCGGGATTAGCGGCCAATTGATTGTTGCTGACGCACGGAAGGCGTTGGCTTATTTATCGTCCTCCTTTTTTGGCGACCCATCGTCGCATCTGGATGTGGTCGGTGTAACAGGGACGAACGGAAAAACCACGGTATCATTTATGATTCGGGATATTCTGCGTTTCGCCGGGCGCAGGCCGGGCATGCTTGGCACGGTGCAGTACGAAATGGGGCAACGGATCATTCCAGCTGTGCGAACGACGCCAGAATCGGTAGACAATCAAATGATGATGCATCAGATGGTGATGGAAGGATGCGATAGCGCTGTCATCGAGGTTTCGTCCCATGCACTAATGCAGCACCGCGCTGCCGGCATTGACTTTAAAATGGGTGTTTTCACCAATTTAACGCCGGAGCATTTAGATTATCATAAAAGTATGGACGCCTATTTTGAAGCCAAGTGTCGCTTCTTCGAGCAAATGGAACACCAGAATGGCACTGCTCAAGCCGTCATCAATATCAGCGATGACTATGGTCGCCGCCTTGCCGATGCATGGGCTTATCATTATCCCTGTGTAACATATGGTTTAGATCCCTGTGCAGATGTGGCCGCTACGGAAATAAAAATGACATTGGCGGGAACGGCGTTCCAGCTGAAAAGTCCCTGGGGCAGGGCGGCGGTTCAAATAAAAATGCCTGGATTGCACAACGTAAGCAATGCGTTAGCCGCGATTGCGACCAGTGGGAACATGGGTGTATCTCTGGCGAATATTGTGGAGGCGCTGGCAGGTATGGAATGCGTCCCGGGCCGGCTCGAAGCCGTCCCGAACGACCATGAACTCAGTGTTTTTGTTGATTATGCGCATACGCCCGATGCGCTGCAAAACGTGGTGCATACCCTGCGTGCCATGCAGCCATCCCGCCTGATTGTTGTTTTCGGCTGCGGAGGCGACCGGGATCGTACGAAGCGGCCGCTTATGGGGCAGGTGGTTGCGGCCTCGGCAGATATCGCCATATTGACCAATGATAATCCCCGCTCAGAAAATCCCGACCAGATTGCGCAGGATGTGCTGCAGGGTGTCCATATGTCGGATGTCGGACGGGTCATCAAGATGCTGAATCGATCCGAGGCCATTCATGCGGCCATTGGATTTGCACGGCCGGGGGATATTGTATTGATTGCCGGGAAGGGGCATGAAAAATATCAGGAAGTCAATAGTGTCATTCAGCCCTTTGATGATCGTGACGAGGCCATGAAGGCCGTGGCGAAATGGGAGATGCCCGCATGA
- the murF gene encoding UDP-N-acetylmuramoyl-tripeptide--D-alanyl-D-alanine ligase — translation MGDARMKPFDPRWMAQTVNGAWSCLPKRSLKRFIHDSREVQSGDVYVALIGDRLDGHDFVDQAFARGASAALVQACHAAGSKDQALLQVPDTLLALQQLAGAHRARFRGKIIGITGSVGKTTVKEMVSSVLAKAGQVVKTKGNWNNHIGLPMSMLQLDDATDFGVFEAGINHPGEMSVLAEIMKPDWVIMTPVGVSHIEFFDSVEHIVREKRMLAQALPADGCIVLDQCSDWYALLKDGVTCSVVSVGFGLDSTVDVQGIENVDSNGFTICSAGCYLSQSAVADVRQKHLRHDALLAAAIGLQAGLSLQDIADALGSVKPQAMRGTSLQIGETRFINDAYNANPLSMKASIEAFALQVNPAHAVLVLGSMRELGREADKEHREVGKMAGVYPWQAVLAVGSQAARILEGLCTTSYSGAQMNPVNTAEAALQLSQLNDVHPIEAVLVKASRGDRLEQVIKDYQMMKQGKAT, via the coding sequence ATGGGAGATGCCCGCATGAAACCCTTTGATCCCCGCTGGATGGCGCAAACGGTAAACGGTGCATGGAGCTGTTTGCCGAAGCGCTCCTTAAAACGGTTTATCCATGACAGCCGTGAGGTGCAGTCCGGAGATGTGTATGTTGCACTGATCGGCGACCGGCTGGATGGACATGATTTTGTTGATCAAGCCTTTGCCCGAGGTGCTTCGGCCGCTCTGGTGCAGGCATGTCACGCTGCTGGTTCGAAAGATCAGGCCTTGTTGCAGGTGCCGGATACACTTCTCGCTTTACAGCAGTTGGCCGGGGCGCATCGCGCCCGTTTTCGCGGGAAGATCATCGGAATCACCGGGAGTGTAGGCAAAACCACGGTCAAAGAGATGGTGTCGTCCGTTTTGGCGAAGGCGGGGCAGGTGGTGAAAACAAAAGGGAACTGGAACAACCATATCGGACTTCCCATGAGTATGTTGCAGCTGGATGACGCCACTGATTTCGGTGTTTTTGAAGCCGGCATTAATCACCCGGGCGAGATGTCGGTGCTGGCTGAAATAATGAAGCCGGACTGGGTTATTATGACGCCGGTCGGTGTATCCCACATTGAATTTTTTGATTCCGTGGAACACATCGTGCGCGAGAAACGTATGCTGGCTCAGGCGCTGCCGGCAGATGGATGTATCGTTCTGGATCAATGCAGTGACTGGTACGCGTTGTTAAAAGACGGGGTCACGTGTTCTGTTGTATCGGTGGGATTTGGTCTGGATTCGACCGTTGATGTACAGGGTATTGAAAACGTGGATTCCAATGGTTTTACCATTTGCAGCGCAGGCTGTTATTTGTCACAGTCAGCAGTGGCCGATGTCCGGCAGAAGCATTTGCGTCATGATGCATTGCTCGCCGCAGCGATTGGTTTGCAGGCAGGGCTTTCTTTGCAGGATATTGCCGATGCGTTAGGTTCGGTAAAGCCGCAGGCCATGCGAGGGACGTCATTGCAAATAGGTGAAACACGGTTTATTAACGATGCCTACAATGCTAATCCGCTGAGTATGAAGGCTTCTATAGAAGCGTTTGCCCTTCAGGTGAATCCAGCTCATGCGGTTCTTGTACTGGGCAGTATGCGCGAGCTGGGGCGGGAAGCAGACAAAGAGCATCGGGAAGTCGGCAAAATGGCTGGTGTCTATCCATGGCAAGCTGTTTTGGCTGTAGGCTCACAGGCCGCACGTATTTTGGAAGGGTTGTGCACAACCTCTTATTCGGGTGCACAGATGAATCCCGTAAACACGGCGGAAGCGGCATTGCAGCTCAGCCAGTTAAATGATGTACACCCCATTGAAGCGGTGCTGGTCAAAGCGTCGCGGGGTGATCGATTAGAGCAAGTGATCAAGGATTATCAGATGATGAAGCAAGGAAAGGCTACATAG